CTCAAGACGGGGGACAGAATCGTCCTCACCCAAATGGAGCATCACAGCAACGTCGTCCCGTGGCAGCTCCTGGCCGAACAAGTCGGCGCGCAGTTGATCTACCTCCCCATCACCGACGACCGGGGAATCCTCGACCTCAATCGACTGGACGAATGGCTGATGCCGGAAGTGAAATTGCTCGCGGTGAGCCACATTTCCAATTCGCTGGGCACGGTGAACCCCGTCGCGGAACTCTGCCGGCGCGCGCGAAGACTTGGCGCCGTCACATTGGTCGATGCCGCTCAAAGTGCCGGACACTGCCCCCTGGACGTCCAGGAGATTGGGTGCGACTTCCTGGCCTTCTCCGGCCACAAAATGTGCGGCCCCACGGGCATCGGTGTCCTCTACGGACGCCACGAATTGCTCGAAGCGATGCCGCCTTATCAGGGAGGAGGCGACATGATTTCCAGCGTTGATTTTCACCGCAGCACGTGGAATCGGGTGCCGCACAAATTTGAAGCAGGCACACCCCATATCAGCGGAGCGATCGGTCTGCGCGCAGCGATGGATTATCTCGACAAGATCGGACGCAAGAATATCGCCCGACGGGATCACGAACTGGCGGCCTATGCCTACGAAAAGCTCTCGCGTCTGAGCGGACTTCGGCTTTTCGGCCCGCACGTGGGCCGCGCCGGCCTGGTGAGCTTTCTGGTGGCTGACGTTCACGCGCATGATTTGGTCACCGTGGCGGATCAGCGGGGAATTGCCCTGCGCGGCGGCCACCACTGCAATCAGCCCCTCATGAGAAAACTCGGCGTGGAAGCAACCGCGCGAGCCAGTTTCTATTTCTACAACACGGAGGAGGAGATCGACCGCTTTGTCGAAGTGCTGAGAGAGATCCAGAAATTCTTCAGCCGTTGAAGCAGAGGACATGTCCGCGTTGATTTCCAATATCGGTCCTTGCAGCGTCATGAAAGAGGTGCTGGAGGCGTACCCGGGCGCGCAACGGGCGTTGTTCCGCCGCTACCACATTGGCGGCTGCAGCAGTTGTGGATTTCAAATGACCGAGACCCTCGCACAGCTCTGTCAGCGGAACAATAATCTGAACGTCTCAGAAGTCCTTGACCATATCCAGGCCAGCCATGAACTGGACGCCAGGATTCTCATTTCTCCCGCCGAACTGAGTGAGCTTCGCGCACGCGACAAATCTGCAAAACTCGTGGACGTGCGCTCCCGCGAAGAATTCGAGGCTGTCCAAATCGAAGGCTCTCTCCTGCTCTCGCAAACCACCATGCAAGAAATCCTGAGCCGCTGGCCGCGCGATCAGTTCCTGGTCATTGTCGATCACCAGGGCAAACATGGCCTGGACGCCGCAGCGTATTTTCTCGGACACGGATTTACGAATGTCCGATGCATTCGCGGCGGAATCGATGCCTGGTCGCAGGAAGTCGATGCGAATCTGCCGCGGTACCGCCTTGAAATCTCGCCCAAGACATGAGCGACACGGATCTCCAACGACGGGTTGCTGAAGCGATTCAGAATCCCAAAAACATGGGCGAACTGGAGGGCGCCGACGCGGTCGGCACCGTGGGGAATTCGGGTTGCGGGGAAATGCTGCGGATGTGGATCAAGTTCAAAGAGGAGCAAGGAAAGAAAATCATCGACCGTGCGACCTTCCAATCATTCGGCTGCGAGACCGCCATTGCCGTGGCGAGCTTGGCGACCGAGATGATCCGGGGGAAGACGGTTGAGGAAGCCCTTTCCATGTCGAGCGACGAATTATCCGGCGAGCTCGGTCCTTTGCCGCCGATGAAAATCCATTGCTCTCAACTTGTCGAAGAGGCGCTGCGATCCGCGCTGGAACCAGTTTCAGATTGCCGAGGAAAACATGCTTCGGACGAGGGGAGTGGTCAGGCCCTGGCTGGCGCTTCGAGTCTTTTGGGCAAACTGGAGGAAGCTTCAAAAGCCGGTTCGGGCATTCGAATTGTCCTGTTGCCCACGAAGCGACCTGAGTAAGAAACGGACCTTGGCGGCGCGAGCTGGTTGCGGGGAGAGGATTTGAACCTCTGACCTTCAGGTTATGAGCCTCAACGATGAGTTTTTTACAAGGTTTTTACTAAGAAATACGCGAATTTCGAGTGCGAAAAAAGGGAAATTAGCCTCTTGACGCTTGAACTTCCCTGCCCAATGATGCCCGCCAACGAACGCGCAAGAAAGGCTGCGTCATGGCGCTGGACTGGAAAGCAACAAGTCAATGGTGGTACGGCCGCTTTATGGTGAAGGGCAACTCGAAGCTCATCAACCTGGGCGTGAAGATCGAGGGATGCCGCCCGCGCAGTATCACGGAAGAAGGCGACCACGCCTTCGAGAGATCGAGGGGCAAGGCGATCCATGAACATGATCGAATCCTGGACGAAATCCGGGCGAAGCACAACCTTGAGGAACTCACGCAACGTGTCCTTGAACTGAAGACGGGGCACCGCGTCGAATCGGTGAAGTTGGCGGACCTGGCGGACGCCTGGGAACGAATTCCCCGGACGCGCAAGACGGTTGAACGCTACACGAGCGCGAACAAGGCGCGACTGGCCCGCTTCGCCGGTTTCATCCGCCAGCAATTCCCGTCCGTCGAAGACATGGACACACTCACGCGGGAACACGTCCGCGCCTACATGGACGCGGAGGAAGCGCGGAACGTGACGCCGAAGACCTGGAACGACACGTTGAAGCTGTTGCGGACAACCTTCCGCCACCTGGCCCCGGATTCGGATGCTTTCAGGAAGTACCTTGCCACGGTCCCGGCGAAGGAAGCGGCAACGGTCTTCCGCAAGCCGTTCACCCCGGAAGAACTGAAAGCGATCCTGGACGCGGCGCGGGATGACGACTTTATCCGCCCTGTGATTGTGACGGGGATCTGTACGGCGATGCGGAAGGGGGACTGCTGTTGCCTGAAATGGACGGACGTTGACCTTGCCCGGCGCTTCATCACGGTGAAGACGGCGAAGACGGGCAAGCGGGCGGAGATTCCAATATTCGACTGGCTTTACGAGGAGTTGAAGAAGCACGCCGGGAACGGGGACAAGTTCTGTTTCCCGGAACAAGCCTTGATGTACCTGGCAAACTCGGACGGGATCACAAATCGAGTCCGGCGGATCATGGCGCGGGCCGGATTCGTGGACGCGGAAACGGCGAAGGCGATCCGCGAGGGGACCACGCCGGGCCTGCCCGTCCTGCCCCCGGACGAGACGCGGCGCATGGGGCTTGAGGCGATAGACAAGGCGGACCTGGCGGACGCGAAGCGGGAGCGGATGCGGGCGGTCTTCAGCCTTTACATGGACGGCAAGAACTTCCCGCAGATTCTCCGCGAGCTTGAATTGAGCAAGGGAAGCGTGAGCGGCTACCTGAACGAAGTCGAACGGATGATCGGCGCGGCTGTGATACGG
This genomic window from Verrucomicrobiota bacterium contains:
- a CDS encoding cysteine desulfurase, translated to MASSLLESTTSTIDWPALRNDFPILHQTVNGHPLIYFDNAASTQKPRSVIQALCSYYERDNANVHRGVHELSNRASAAYEAARVRAAQFVHARSADEIIFTRGTTEGINLVAQSWGRKNLKTGDRIVLTQMEHHSNVVPWQLLAEQVGAQLIYLPITDDRGILDLNRLDEWLMPEVKLLAVSHISNSLGTVNPVAELCRRARRLGAVTLVDAAQSAGHCPLDVQEIGCDFLAFSGHKMCGPTGIGVLYGRHELLEAMPPYQGGGDMISSVDFHRSTWNRVPHKFEAGTPHISGAIGLRAAMDYLDKIGRKNIARRDHELAAYAYEKLSRLSGLRLFGPHVGRAGLVSFLVADVHAHDLVTVADQRGIALRGGHHCNQPLMRKLGVEATARASFYFYNTEEEIDRFVEVLREIQKFFSR
- a CDS encoding FeS assembly protein, which produces MSDTDLQRRVAEAIQNPKNMGELEGADAVGTVGNSGCGEMLRMWIKFKEEQGKKIIDRATFQSFGCETAIAVASLATEMIRGKTVEEALSMSSDELSGELGPLPPMKIHCSQLVEEALRSALEPVSDCRGKHASDEGSGQALAGASSLLGKLEEASKAGSGIRIVLLPTKRPE
- a CDS encoding rhodanese-like domain-containing protein, whose translation is MKEVLEAYPGAQRALFRRYHIGGCSSCGFQMTETLAQLCQRNNNLNVSEVLDHIQASHELDARILISPAELSELRARDKSAKLVDVRSREEFEAVQIEGSLLLSQTTMQEILSRWPRDQFLVIVDHQGKHGLDAAAYFLGHGFTNVRCIRGGIDAWSQEVDANLPRYRLEISPKT